One genomic segment of Peribacillus sp. FSL H8-0477 includes these proteins:
- a CDS encoding GNAT family N-acetyltransferase, whose product MNIEELSAFIAEVNSQPKNHTGYCGSDRKEIQKTLEEDFSDLELEDSFIVLSENNQLIAALGFDIDSKKQSAEIWGPFILNSCHWSEQTNMLWNEFMNKMESREIGTYFAFYHEENKKGIRWMESLKAMETGKHQILVSKTEGTNGEILEEISPPYYEEVIKLHDELFPETYLTGADMICELSEEKRLLIVPDGEQSIQGYVFLEGDCVFQEGNLEFIAVAREHRKKGLGKKLVQAGLTYLYENMNVTEVSLCVNENNAAAINLYKKSGFHEEMKLVSFKVSV is encoded by the coding sequence ATGAATATTGAAGAGTTGTCGGCCTTTATTGCAGAAGTAAATAGTCAACCAAAGAACCATACCGGCTATTGTGGAAGTGACAGGAAAGAAATTCAAAAAACACTTGAGGAAGACTTTTCTGATCTTGAGCTTGAAGATTCTTTTATCGTTTTGTCCGAGAACAATCAACTAATCGCTGCGCTTGGTTTTGATATCGATAGTAAAAAACAATCGGCAGAAATCTGGGGTCCATTCATTTTAAACTCATGTCACTGGAGCGAACAGACGAATATGCTTTGGAATGAATTTATGAATAAGATGGAAAGTAGAGAAATAGGTACGTACTTTGCTTTTTATCATGAAGAGAATAAAAAAGGAATTAGATGGATGGAATCTCTAAAAGCGATGGAAACTGGCAAGCATCAAATCTTAGTCAGCAAAACAGAAGGAACGAATGGCGAGATTCTTGAAGAAATTTCGCCTCCATATTATGAAGAAGTCATTAAACTGCACGACGAGTTGTTTCCAGAAACTTATCTTACAGGTGCGGATATGATTTGCGAGTTAAGTGAAGAGAAGCGGCTTTTAATTGTCCCAGATGGTGAGCAGTCTATTCAGGGATATGTATTCCTTGAGGGAGACTGTGTGTTTCAAGAAGGAAACCTTGAATTTATTGCCGTGGCAAGGGAGCATCGAAAAAAAGGCTTAGGAAAAAAACTCGTACAGGCAGGCCTAACTTATTTGTATGAAAACATGAATGTAACCGAGGTTTCTTTATGTGTTAATGAAAATAATGCTGCGGCAATTAATCTTTATAAAAAATCAGGTTTTCATGAAGAAATGAAGCTGGTTTCATTCAAGGTTAGTGTGTAA
- a CDS encoding SOS response-associated peptidase: MCGRYNLFSEMQAIAERFQAIEQEELLDEPRYNIAPGQNITVVISEENKRKLTALRWGLIPNWAKDPKIGYKMINARAETIDVKPTFKGLLKRKRCLITADGFYEWKKENKQKQPYHIHLSNKEPFAFAGLYDEWENGAEIIRTCTIITTEANELMAEIHDRMPVILTRENEKVWLDGEITETAELKRVLVSYEAAFMNAYPISSFVNNARNEGKEILNSL; the protein is encoded by the coding sequence ATGTGTGGAAGGTATAATTTGTTTTCCGAAATGCAGGCCATTGCTGAACGTTTTCAAGCAATTGAGCAGGAGGAATTATTGGATGAACCGCGTTATAATATTGCTCCTGGTCAAAACATAACAGTGGTAATATCAGAAGAAAATAAACGTAAGTTGACCGCACTTCGGTGGGGATTAATTCCAAACTGGGCTAAGGATCCTAAAATAGGCTATAAAATGATTAATGCACGAGCGGAGACTATTGATGTAAAGCCTACTTTTAAGGGGTTGTTGAAGCGAAAGCGCTGCTTAATTACAGCTGATGGATTTTATGAATGGAAAAAAGAAAATAAGCAAAAGCAGCCGTATCACATTCATTTGAGTAATAAAGAGCCATTTGCTTTTGCAGGCTTATATGATGAGTGGGAGAATGGGGCGGAAATTATTCGGACGTGCACGATTATCACTACAGAGGCAAATGAACTAATGGCAGAGATTCATGACCGCATGCCCGTCATTTTAACCCGGGAAAATGAGAAAGTTTGGCTTGACGGTGAGATTACGGAAACAGCTGAATTAAAACGTGTATTGGTATCATACGAAGCAGCGTTCATGAATGCCTATCCAATAAGCTCTTTTGTAAACAACGCAAGGAATGAGGGAAAGGAAATACTTAATTCTTTATAA
- a CDS encoding DNA-3-methyladenine glycosylase: protein MNDLPAPLPEDFFQLPTLELAQELLGCLLIKTTPEGTASGYIVETEAYKGPLDRAAHSFGNRRTKRTEIMFGKAGLIYTYKMHTHTLVNVVSSVEDVPEAILIRAVEPFSGIPLMHERRGLPDLGKLTSGPGKLTKALGITMDDYGGTFTEPPLYIAPGNKPESIQCGPRIGIGNSGEAVAYPWRYWITGNPFVSR, encoded by the coding sequence ATAAACGATTTACCAGCACCATTGCCTGAGGATTTCTTTCAGCTGCCTACGCTCGAACTAGCACAGGAGTTACTCGGCTGTCTGTTGATCAAGACCACGCCAGAAGGCACTGCATCCGGATACATTGTTGAAACGGAAGCTTATAAGGGACCTTTAGATCGTGCTGCCCATAGCTTCGGAAACCGAAGGACTAAGCGGACAGAAATTATGTTTGGAAAAGCAGGTCTCATTTATACGTATAAGATGCACACACATACATTGGTAAATGTCGTAAGTAGTGTGGAAGATGTTCCAGAGGCCATTTTAATACGTGCAGTCGAGCCATTCAGTGGAATTCCGCTTATGCATGAACGACGAGGATTACCCGATCTGGGAAAGCTAACAAGCGGACCAGGTAAATTAACCAAGGCACTTGGGATTACCATGGATGACTATGGTGGAACTTTTACAGAGCCCCCGCTCTATATCGCTCCAGGCAATAAACCAGAATCTATTCAATGCGGGCCGCGGATAGGCATTGGTAATTCAGGAGAAGCCGTTGCCTATCCTTGGCGATATTGGATTACAGGCAATCCTTTTGTTTCGCGTTGA
- the proC gene encoding pyrroline-5-carboxylate reductase, which produces MEKNIGFIGGGRMAQAMIEGMIGERIVLPEQIKASTATEGSLTKLIDTYHILGSLDNQEVASFADYLFLAVHPSLYPAVIEQIKNTVKTDVIIITIAAGISIKQVETSFGRKIKVIRTMPNTPSLVGEGMTALSPNSIVNEKDLAEVLELLNSFGKTQVFQEQSMDAVPAISGSSPAYVYMFIEALADGGVRDGIPRKDAYKMAAQAVLGAAKMVLETGKHPGALKDDVCTPGGSTIEAVAALESSGFRKSILDAMKACTDKNKEMGNK; this is translated from the coding sequence ATGGAGAAGAATATTGGATTCATTGGTGGAGGAAGAATGGCTCAAGCCATGATTGAAGGGATGATCGGAGAAAGAATCGTCTTGCCTGAGCAAATCAAAGCAAGTACGGCTACAGAAGGATCACTCACGAAGTTAATTGATACATATCATATTTTAGGATCGCTAGACAATCAGGAAGTAGCAAGCTTTGCCGATTATCTTTTCTTAGCGGTACACCCTTCGCTCTATCCTGCCGTGATCGAGCAGATAAAAAATACGGTAAAAACAGACGTAATCATCATTACGATTGCTGCTGGCATCAGTATCAAGCAAGTTGAAACATCGTTTGGCAGGAAGATAAAGGTCATTAGAACGATGCCGAATACTCCTTCCCTTGTTGGAGAGGGAATGACTGCACTGAGTCCAAATTCAATCGTTAATGAAAAAGATTTAGCTGAGGTGCTTGAATTATTAAACAGCTTTGGAAAGACGCAAGTGTTTCAAGAACAGTCGATGGATGCTGTTCCGGCAATTAGTGGATCATCGCCTGCCTATGTATATATGTTCATCGAGGCTTTGGCTGATGGCGGTGTTAGAGATGGTATTCCTCGAAAAGACGCATATAAAATGGCCGCGCAGGCTGTGTTAGGTGCAGCTAAGATGGTACTTGAAACAGGTAAGCATCCTGGAGCTTTGAAGGACGATGTATGTACGCCAGGAGGTTCTACAATCGAAGCAGTGGCTGCGCTTGAATCGTCTGGTTTTAGGAAGTCCATATTAGACGCAATGAAAGCTTGTACAGATAAGAATAAAGAGATGGGAAATAAATAA
- a CDS encoding FAD-binding oxidoreductase, with protein MISYTNELKRLLSEDRVTINETVLEQHSRDESYHQPSLPDVVIFPKSAEEVSAVLKFANENDIPVIAFGLGSSLEGHVIPQRGGISMDTSLMNSILEIRERDFLVKVQPGVTRSQLNKELKKYGLFFSVDPGADATLGGMAATNASGTTSVRYGIMRDNVRDLEVVLANGDIIHTGSLATKSSSGLHLNGLFIGSEGTLGVFTELTLKVYGIPEVTMAGRATFPSVEQAVEAVNGIMLAGIPIARIELVDALSIKQVNRSINTSFEEKPTLFLEFHGNEAGLNQDVAFAREIVADQGCKDIQFETDSIARSELWSARHNLAYSFIHSSPGKKLMVTDASVPLDRLTEAILDTRKKVDASSIEGAIVGHVGDGNYHVMFMIDLKNPEEVSEAKRLNEEIVTYALNAGGTCTGEHGVGIGKAKYQRLEHGKAYDVMAGIKNTLDPKGILNPGKIFTEETLITQ; from the coding sequence ATGATTTCGTATACAAATGAGTTAAAGCGCTTACTTAGTGAGGATAGAGTAACGATCAATGAAACGGTTCTAGAACAGCATAGCCGGGATGAATCGTATCACCAGCCTAGTCTTCCTGATGTGGTCATATTTCCGAAATCAGCTGAAGAAGTCAGCGCTGTGTTAAAGTTTGCGAACGAGAACGATATACCGGTTATTGCTTTTGGACTAGGTTCTAGTCTTGAAGGCCATGTTATTCCGCAACGCGGCGGTATTTCAATGGATACCTCATTAATGAATTCTATACTTGAAATAAGAGAACGGGATTTTCTTGTCAAAGTTCAACCGGGAGTTACACGGTCACAACTTAATAAAGAATTAAAGAAATATGGTTTGTTCTTTTCCGTTGATCCAGGAGCAGATGCAACGTTGGGCGGAATGGCCGCAACCAATGCAAGCGGTACGACGTCAGTGAGATACGGAATAATGCGGGATAATGTCAGGGACCTAGAGGTTGTCCTGGCTAACGGTGATATCATTCATACAGGTAGTTTAGCAACAAAGTCTTCATCAGGACTACATTTAAATGGTTTATTTATAGGATCTGAAGGCACACTTGGTGTATTTACTGAATTAACGCTGAAAGTATATGGGATACCTGAAGTCACTATGGCAGGCAGAGCTACGTTTCCTTCCGTAGAACAAGCCGTAGAGGCGGTTAATGGCATTATGCTGGCTGGTATCCCCATTGCTAGAATAGAATTGGTAGATGCCCTTTCTATTAAACAAGTGAATCGGTCAATTAATACATCCTTTGAAGAGAAACCAACATTATTTTTAGAGTTTCATGGAAATGAAGCTGGTCTCAATCAAGATGTAGCGTTTGCCCGCGAAATCGTTGCCGATCAAGGATGTAAGGATATTCAGTTTGAAACGGATTCTATTGCTAGGAGTGAATTATGGAGCGCGCGGCATAATCTAGCGTATTCGTTCATTCATTCGTCTCCAGGTAAGAAATTAATGGTGACAGATGCGAGTGTACCGTTGGATCGTTTAACAGAAGCCATTCTTGATACCCGAAAAAAAGTGGATGCTTCGAGTATTGAGGGCGCTATTGTTGGTCATGTCGGTGATGGGAATTATCATGTTATGTTCATGATTGATTTGAAAAATCCTGAGGAAGTTTCTGAAGCAAAACGTTTAAATGAGGAAATTGTTACTTATGCACTAAATGCAGGCGGTACTTGTACAGGCGAGCACGGTGTCGGCATAGGGAAGGCTAAGTATCAGCGCCTTGAGCATGGAAAAGCCTATGATGTGATGGCGGGTATTAAGAATACACTCGATCCAAAAGGAATTCTCAATCCAGGAAAAATATTTACAGAGGAAACGTTAATTACACAATAA
- a CDS encoding GNAT family N-acetyltransferase, which yields MKVIELPESYHREAVRLSEYAFQYQVSEERLENTLQKMKDFQQVLGILDEEKLAAKLQLLPLNINIGDKRFKMGGIAGVATYPEYRRNGYVKDLLHHTLIMLREKGFSISMLHPFSVPFYRKYGWELFCDRLVCEIDSENLIMQERVYGRIKRCTKESHNGDIEDIYQQYASSFSGMLVRDANWWSYSVYRDYLGAVYYDPMHRPTGYILYKIKDGEMTVAEFVPLNAEARKGLWNFISQHDSMITKLTITTHKDDSLFYTLKEPRVKAKVTPYFMVRIVDAEKFIKQYPFNWSSSGETVTLTITDSFASWNNKTFILKNKQIQTIEKRDTGIEMTINELSAILFGYKKIETLYKLEQVKGNEQEIHSFSAIIPEQMPFFYDFF from the coding sequence ATGAAGGTTATTGAGTTGCCAGAGAGTTATCATCGAGAAGCTGTTCGATTATCAGAATATGCGTTTCAATATCAGGTCTCTGAAGAAAGGTTAGAAAACACCTTGCAAAAAATGAAGGACTTTCAACAAGTATTAGGTATTCTGGATGAAGAAAAGCTCGCTGCGAAACTTCAACTACTGCCCCTGAACATTAACATAGGAGATAAGCGTTTTAAGATGGGGGGCATTGCGGGTGTTGCTACTTATCCTGAGTATCGGAGAAATGGCTATGTGAAGGATTTACTTCATCATACTTTAATCATGTTGAGGGAAAAAGGCTTCAGTATCTCAATGCTGCATCCTTTTTCTGTTCCTTTTTACCGCAAGTATGGATGGGAATTATTTTGTGATCGTCTTGTATGTGAGATAGATAGTGAAAATCTAATCATGCAGGAACGAGTATATGGACGAATAAAACGATGTACGAAAGAGTCCCATAATGGAGATATTGAGGACATTTATCAACAATATGCCTCTTCGTTCAGCGGCATGCTCGTCCGGGACGCTAACTGGTGGTCATACTCCGTTTATCGGGATTATCTTGGGGCTGTTTACTATGATCCAATGCATAGGCCAACAGGATATATTCTGTACAAAATAAAAGATGGAGAAATGACGGTCGCTGAGTTCGTCCCATTGAATGCTGAAGCAAGAAAGGGATTGTGGAATTTTATTAGTCAGCATGATTCGATGATTACCAAGCTCACGATTACTACCCATAAGGATGATTCATTGTTTTATACGCTTAAAGAACCGAGGGTAAAGGCAAAAGTGACACCCTATTTTATGGTTCGTATCGTTGATGCAGAGAAATTTATTAAACAGTATCCTTTTAACTGGAGCAGTAGTGGAGAAACGGTGACTTTGACGATTACTGATAGTTTTGCTTCATGGAATAATAAAACCTTTATCCTGAAAAATAAACAGATCCAAACAATAGAGAAAAGAGATACTGGAATAGAAATGACGATCAATGAGCTATCTGCCATCCTATTCGGCTACAAAAAGATTGAAACGCTTTACAAGTTAGAGCAAGTAAAGGGGAATGAACAGGAGATTCATTCTTTCTCCGCAATCATCCCAGAACAGATGCCATTCTTTTACGATTTTTTTTAA